A window of Bombina bombina isolate aBomBom1 chromosome 5, aBomBom1.pri, whole genome shotgun sequence genomic DNA:
tcaaaccaaaaggctgcgGCAGTTGTAACTGGAACAATacaagccgtcggttgtaatagaaaaccctggtgaataaatagcttttttagaagaccctctaactttttatccataggatctttgaaagcacaactctcctcaataggaatagttgtacgagtagatatagctccctccaccttagggaccgtctgccaagaatcccgaacagtgtcagctataggatacattttcttaaaattaggagaaggtgagaacgggatacctggtctttcccattaccgcgtaacaatttccgaaattctcttaggaaccggaaacacatcagaataagaaggaacctctaagtatttgtccatcttacacaatttctctggtggtaccacaataaagtcacagtcatccagagtcgctaaaacctccgaaagtaacaaacggaggtgttcaagcttaaatctgaaggacatgacgtccgagtctgtctgaggtaatgcACTCCCtgagtcggaaagttccccctcagacagaagttccctgccCCCCAAATCAGTCCCTGggagggcacatcggaaatagccatcaaaacctcagaagtcgcaggaaccaaagtggtttctgtcctgctgcgtttgccctgtaacaccggCAACTTGAATAAAACTTCTGTaaggtggatgacataactgcagccatatcctgcagagtaaatgatgtggacgcagttgaagaacatggcgccGCTTGAGTgagcgttaagggctgtgacgcttggggagaaagagttggcataccctgagtctcatcagtctgagaaacatcctgagctatatctttattgaagaaaatctgctctctacattgtaatgccctctcagtgcatgatggGCAAAAAAAAATGAGTAAACCGAAAGACACTTAGTAAatatccccagcgtcagcccaaacCTAAAGGGGTTAACATTCCACAAAAATACCCAAATGCACCTTATGCAGCCCCAACAAAGGCCCAATGAGAAAGTCAGCCCTCCAGAACCGTGTAGAAAACCACACAGACATAGGTGAAGATATTGAGTATACAGAGGAAAATGACAGTAATTTCTGAGGTACTAGGTGTCACAGAAGcaatagactgcacatacctccatgATGAGTAACAGCATGACTTGTACCACACTGCTAGAGGTCCTTCTTCTCCTCCAGGAATTTGTGGGAACAAAACTGGGTCTTAGATAAAActtgctaagaccatattcagcagggcagcacacagtCTGGGAGTCCCAGAAACGATCATATTTGCATCTGAACAGCTCCCCTTGCTTTAcccttgaggaaaatagtacacaccggtaccatttaaaaataataaactcttgattgaagaatctaaattaacacctcactttacctcttcctgtcactaacacaggcaaagagaatgactgggttgggagggaagggaggagctatatatacagctctgcaatggtgctctttgcctcctcctgctgaccaggaggcgtaatcccataagtaaggatgaaatccgtggactcgtcatatcttgtaaaagaaaggacACTATTACCTGAGCTAATCGAGATCTGTAAGTGGGCGACAAGATAATTTCTACCTTTCATTCAATATTGCTCTGCAATTTGAAAATTTTGTGTAGGGGTAAGTGAAAATGTCTCTTACATTATATTAGTTTAAAGgacaacaaaaatatttgctaattaGCTAAGTGGCATACACAAAACCCACTGTTGAGAAAAACAATTACACAAAACATACATCTAATCTATACATACTAGTTTTTGCATAATGTGTCATAATCTATCAATCATTTTATAATTAACTGCATAGTCAAACTTCAGAGTTTATTAGATTAACTAAGGCAGGGGTGTAAAACTGGCAATATTTGCAAAGAATCGATTAGTGTTGCCAAAGAATATAACATAAAAAGACGCTCTATACAATTCACAAACAACAtagcaatggcaagatatgtaggtagtgtgcagcCCACCTaagttgcacttgtatggaaaatgacCCACGACCAAATGAGTTTGACATCCCTGAACCAAGGTAATGCATATATTAAATTGTCATCAACATTAATCATTAATAAAGGAAAAACTCTTACAGAGTTATTAAATGTAATTCTGCTAGCTAATACCTCTTCAATATTATATTAAGTTCATTAATGGAAAACTCtgtttttattagcattttatATTTCCTGTacatctaaaatattaaaaaaagctgAGGGCCTGCTTGTAGCATAGCTAAACAATTGTTTAATGCACATAGACACAGCTTGTCCCTACTTACTGAGTGTGTTCATTAGCTGATTGTTTCCCTGGGGCCTGCCGGTACCGTTGGAAATAGGTGCCCTGTTGCTATACTGCTGGGCTGGCTGCTGAGAGGGGGATGCTTGAATGTCATCTTCTCCATTGCTGCTGGAGCTGTCATCATCACTCCCAGATGAGCTTCCAGAGTCAGAGGAGCTGCTGCCACTGCTGCTGCTCATCTGCTCAATTATCTCCACCTCTGCTCTCAGCTCTAAGGAAGAAAAACACAATTAAGTCTTTGCCATCCTTCTGCACATTACAATTTAGGGACCATAAGAACAAAATAAATCAAACAATGAAGTATTTCTAATCAGGTAACTTGCTTAGTTTATTTTTGTTCTACAAATCTTTCAaatcatcacacacacatatatatatatatatatatatatatatatatatatatatatatatttatatatacatatgtatgtgtgtatgtatgtttgtatgtatgtatgtatagcatAGAGCAATCTAACGCATAGAGCATGAATTAGTAATGGCTAGTTGTATACTTTGATATCCTCTCTCATGACTCTAGATTATTTAAGAAAGTAAGTAGCACGTGAACGAGTGCATGTACAAAGTAGCACGTGAACGAGTGCATGTACAAAGTAAGTAGCATGTGAGCGAGTGCATGTACAAAGTAGCACGTGAACGAGTGCATGTACAAAGTAGCACGTGAACGAGTGCATGTACAAAGTAAGTAGCATGTGAGCGAGTGCATGTACAAAGTAGCACGTGAACGAGTGCATGTATAAAGTAAGTAGCATGTGAGCGAGTGCATGAACAAAGTAAGTAGCATGTGAGCGAGTGCATGAACAAAGAAAGTAGCACGTGAGCGAGTGCATGAACAAAGTAAGTAGCACGTGAGCGAGTGCATGAACAAAGTAAGTAGCACGTGAGCGAGTGCATGAACAAAGTAAGTAGCACGTGAGCAAGTGCATTAACAAAGTAAGTAGCACGTGAGCGAGTGCATGAAAAAAGTAAGTAGCACGTGAACGAGTGCATGAACAAAGTAAGCAGCACGTGAGCAAATGCATGTACAAAGAAAGTAGCACGTGAATGAGTGCATGTACAAAGTAAGACAGTGGAAGGTGAAAGGCCTTGTTCTAGTGCCAATAAATACATTTCTTCATGTGCTATCACAAGAGCAATTTTAAAAACAATGGCTGCTAGAGAAAATTATAAAATTGTACTGAAACAGGAAGCATCAACTACTAACAATCCTAATTCAGAAGAGGAATAAGATCTTATCCATCAGTACACATGGACAATATCGGGCCTGTTTCTCACCTCTTTTAATGTCATCAAGCTGTGGCTCAGGAGAAGGATGGTCTTTCAGAGGAGACATTTTTGGTCCAGCAGATAGTTTAGATGGAGCTTTAAACTGAGACGTGGGCTGAGAGGAACGTGCGGACTGCTGTTCAATACGAGCTTGTATCTTGCTACTACCCTCCGCTCTGAATAGAGAGAAAATAATGCATCTTATTGTCATAATCATTTAATGTAGGAAACCAAAAGACACCATTTAGCGCTAATGgtgaatgtatattaatatatttaaagggacatcttactcaaaaatgttctcccctttaatgtgttcacaatgatccactttacctgctggagtgtattaaattgtttacaagtattttcattaaccttatattggcatgtgaattagtttatttagcctgtggtatccccacccatcctgaaagttttttgcctcaaggccaagctgtgttaacacagccagtagaagatattacactcccagtgggttatagaatagataaggtaataaacttaattttccattgttctctccaagtattggtgattgttttatggacagatatacgataaagaagcagttatatgtacactatgtgataaagtaatgagatcttattatacctacaagctcaacccattttattaggttgtggcttcaaaacacaaaatcagctaattcatatacacaaataaaccttaaaaagctaaaatcatacattttatactctgcagctggtaaataaagttattggaaacacattaagggaaaaactattttatagtatactgtccctttaaactttttgctTTATCATACCAGACTATATTGAAATATCCGTTAtctgttttataattatatatgaTGAATTCAAAGGGAGACTAACATCAACATAGAGCTATTTACGTCAGCCGAGCATTAAAAATATGTttgcaatatattattaaaaatgagtACATCACATTTTATTTACAGATCAGTACCTTCTTTACACCCCTTTTTGATGTTGttaagaaacatttttgcaaacaggAGTAATTGCAAAAATGTCCAAAGGTAATTGAAATGCACTGCTGTACATTTCAATTGTGCTTTAATTTCTAATTTTATTCTTCATGTAAATCTGAACCTGTGCCTCACCAGACATTACATGCACTACATATCcttacactgcacacacacacaaaagggaGAAATACTTTTTATATTTGAGACATGAAGCACAAAGTATATGTGCATGAAGCAAAAGTAAACCCAGGTCTGAAAAAATCCATGACCTtgctgtaaggttttttttttttttttatactgtataaagcaaaatacattaaagggccataatacccaaatgtttaaacacttgaaagtgatgcagcatagctgtaaaaagctgactagaaaatatctcctgaacatctctatgtaaaaaagaaagatattttacctcaaaagttcctcagtagccacctcccattgtaaaggatttctaagcagcattttagtgtgtctgtcctaggacagc
This region includes:
- the EAF1 gene encoding ELL-associated factor 1, producing MNGTPPPPPLDREEHGLRLGESFEKRPRSSFHTVRYDFKPASIDTSCEGELQVGKGDEVTITLPHIPGSTPPMTVFKGNKRPYQKDCVLIINHDTGEYVLEKLSSSIQVKKTRAEGSSKIQARIEQQSARSSQPTSQFKAPSKLSAGPKMSPLKDHPSPEPQLDDIKRELRAEVEIIEQMSSSSGSSSSDSGSSSGSDDDSSSSNGEDDIQASPSQQPAQQYSNRAPISNGTGRPQGNNQLMNTLRNDLQLSESGSDSDD